One part of the Streptomyces lydicus genome encodes these proteins:
- a CDS encoding cysteine hydrolase family protein, producing MSSALLVMDVQRDIVDLVDDGSGYLPRLRRAIDGARAANIPVIYVVIALRPGFPEVGTHNRALAAIARDGRYVEGAPGTAIHPDIAPRPGDVVVTKRRASAFSGSDLEMVLRARGIDSLVLTGIATSAVVLYTLCQANDLDFGISVLSDACLDIDPEVHRVLVERLFPQWADVVTVDEWVKTNAPG from the coding sequence ATGAGCAGCGCCCTTCTCGTGATGGACGTCCAACGGGACATCGTGGACCTCGTGGACGACGGCTCCGGATACCTGCCCCGCCTGCGCCGGGCGATCGACGGGGCCCGGGCGGCGAACATCCCCGTGATCTACGTGGTCATCGCGTTACGTCCCGGCTTCCCGGAAGTCGGCACGCACAACCGGGCTCTGGCCGCGATCGCGCGGGACGGCCGCTACGTCGAGGGCGCCCCGGGCACCGCGATCCACCCCGATATCGCGCCCCGGCCGGGCGATGTGGTGGTCACCAAGAGGCGGGCGAGCGCGTTCTCGGGCAGCGATCTCGAAATGGTGCTGAGGGCCCGCGGTATCGACAGCCTCGTGCTGACCGGCATCGCCACCAGCGCCGTGGTGCTGTACACCCTGTGCCAGGCGAACGACCTGGACTTCGGCATCAGTGTCCTCTCCGACGCCTGTCTGGACATCGACCCGGAGGTGCACCGGGTCCTCGTCGAGCGGCTGTTCCCGCAGTGGGCGGATGTCGTCACCGTCGATGAATGGGTCAAGACGAACGCACCTGGATAG